One region of Citrus sinensis cultivar Valencia sweet orange chromosome 6, DVS_A1.0, whole genome shotgun sequence genomic DNA includes:
- the LOC102623179 gene encoding transcription factor AS1-like, with translation MKERQRWQPEEDAILKAYVKQYGPKEWNLISQRMGKTLNRDPKSCLERWKNYLKPGIKKGSLSPEEQSLVISLQAKYGNKWKKIASEVPGRTAKRLGKWWEVFKEKQLKQLHKEKQRREYSDQQQEGNVPVVGLGSGSCSSPEKVAQGRYDHILETFAEKYVQPKLFAMQALNLNLNPVPANAIMPNLPLGGADPEPVLSLGSGPTWMNNHNHNHHTSGSSLTSSTSSTTTASPSVSLSLSPSEPGIELGDMNPVARFMPGPQVGTLVQYCKELEEGRQSWVQHKKEATWRLSRLEQQLESEKARKRREKMDETETKIRALREEELSHLGRIESEYKEQLSALQRDAESKEAKLMEAWCSRHVKLLKLVEQIGVHQSSTSHGFCVVPKDMH, from the coding sequence ATGAAGGAGAGGCAACGTTGGCAACCAGAAGAAGACGCAATCTTGAAAGCATACGTGAAGCAATATGGCCCCAAAGAATGGAACCTCATCTCACAACGCATGGGCAAAACCCTCAACCGTGACCCCAAATCTTGCCTCGAGCGCTGGAAAAACTACCTCAAACCGGGCATCAAAAAGGGTTCTTTATCCCCAGAGGAGCAATCTCTAGTCATTTCGTTGCAGGCCAAATACGGCAACAAGTGGAAGAAGATCGCGAGTGAAGTCCCCGGGAGAACGGCCAAGAGATTGGGAAAGTGGTGGGAGGTTTTTAAGGAGAAGCAGTTGAAGCAGCTGCACAAGGAGAAGCAGAGAAGGGAATATTCCGATCAGCAGCAGGAGGGGAATGTTCCGGTAGTGGGTTTGGGTTCTGGTTCTTGTTCTTCGCCTGAGAAAGTCGCTCAGGGGAGATATGATCATATCTTAGAGACTTTTGCTGAGAAGTACGTGCAGCCTAAGCTTTTCGCGATGCAAGCATTGAACTTGAATTTGAACCCGGTCCCTGCCAATGCTATTATGCCTAATCTACCACTTGGCGGTGCTGATCCTGAACCGGTTCTTTCACTTGGGTCCGGTCCTACGTGGATgaataatcataatcataatcatcATACCAGTGGTTCATCTTTGACGTCTTCAACTTCATCTACTACTACAGCTTCTCCTAGTGTGAGTCTGTCGCTTTCTCCATCTGAACCGGGGATTGAACTGGGGGATATGAACCCTGTGGCCCGGTTCATGCCGGGTCCGCAAGTGGGTACTTTGGTACAGTACTGTAAGGAGCTTGAAGAGGGGAGGCAAAGCTGGGTGCAGCATAAAAAGGAGGCAACTTGGAGGCTGAGCAGGCTGGAGCAGCAGTTGGAGTCCGAGAAAGCAAGAAAGAGGAGGGAAAAGATGGATGAAACTGAAACAAAGATAAGGGCTTTGAGAGAAGAGGAATTGTCTCATCTTGGGAGAATTGAGAGTGAGTATAAAGAGCAGCTGAGTGCTTTGCAGAGAGATGCTGAGAGTAAAGAAGCTAAGTTAATGGAAGCATGGTGTAGCAGGCATGTTAAACTGCTTAAGCTTGTTGAGCAAATTGGAGTTCATCAAAGCAGCACTTCTCATGGATTCTGTGTCGTCCCAAAGGATATGCACTAA
- the LOC102623456 gene encoding AP2/ERF and B3 domain-containing transcription repressor RAV2 encodes MASNSSSVDLDHDHNLSENGIDAESKKLPSSKYKGVVPQPNGRWGAQIYEKHQRVWLGTFIEEEEAARVYDTAALRFRGQNAITNFRTSLETDDEDDYMEKIFLSSHSKAEIVDMLRKHTYKHELEQSKQNYACVGISCYNNSSGFSDLFGSNCFQETPVEFLFEKVLTPSDVGKLNRMVIPKQQAEKHFALSSEIASKGLLLNFEDSTQKVWRLRYCYWSSSQSYVLTKGWSRFVKEKGVKAGDTVSFWRSNVGSNSKLFIDCKLQQNGNGSGFEEMQSQVPNIGVVRLFGVNILEDPNNLCCR; translated from the coding sequence ATGGCAAGCAATTCAAGTTCAGTTGATCTTGATCATGATCATAATCTCAGTGAAAATGGCATCGATGCCGAGTCAAAAAAGTTACCTTCTTCAAAGTATAAGGGGGTGGTTCCACAGCCTAATGGCAGATGGGGTGCACAAATATATGAGAAGCATCAACGTGTGTGGCTTGGTACATTCATTGAAGAAGAGGAAGCTGCTAGGGTCTATGACACTGCAGCACTGAGGTTCCGGGGCCAAAATGCAATCACAAATTTCAGAACTTCATTGGAGACTGATGACGAAGACGATTACATGGAGAAGATTTTCTTGAGCTCACATTCTAAGGCTGAGATTGTTGATATGCTAAGGAAGCATACTTATAAGCATGAGCTTGAgcaaagcaaacaaaattatGCATGTGTCGGCATTAGTTGTTATAATAATAGCTCAGGTTTTAGTGACCTGTTTGGGTCAAATTGTTTTCAGGAAACACCTGTTGAATTCCTTTTTGAGAAAGTGCTTACACCAAGTGATGTGGGGAAGTTAAACAGAATGGTGATACCAAAGCAACAAGCTGAGAAGCACTTTGCATTAAGCTCAGAAATTGCTTCCAAGGGGTTGTTGCTGAATTTTGAGGATAGTACTCAGAAAGTTTGGAGGTTGAGGTACTGTTATTGGAGTAGCAGCCAGAGTTATGTGTTGACAAAGGGGTGGAGCAGATTTGTTAAGGAGAAAGGCGTGAAAGCTGGAGATACGGTGAGCTTTTGGAGATCTAATGTTGGGTCTAATTCAAAGTTGTTCATTGATTGCAAGCTGCAACAAAATGGAAATGGGTCAGGCTTTGAAGAGATGCAGAGCCAAGTTCCAAATATCGGTGTAGTCAGATTGTTTGGAGTCAATATTTTAGAGGATCCAAACAATTTGTGTTGTAGATAA
- the LOC102623751 gene encoding small polypeptide DEVIL 3-like produces the protein MEIGNAAAAMKSSKKKISCTKLGGYLKEQKGRLYIIRRCVVMLLCWHD, from the coding sequence ATGGAGATTGGAAATGCTGCTGCTGCCATGAAAAGCTCAAAGAAGAAGATTTCATGCACAAAGCTTGGAGGGTATTTGAAGGAACAAAAAGGAAGACTATACATTATCAGAAGATGTGTGGTCATGCTCCTTTGCTGGCACGACTGa